Part of the Verrucomicrobiota bacterium genome is shown below.
AAAAGTGGTTCGATTTCGGCTGGATTACGTTGGAGAGAAATTGAAAGCCTTTGGCCCGATCAGAACGGCGACGATGCCACCAGCGAAACCGTCAGCTCCCGCAGCGCAGGCAGTCGGGGAGAAGGACCGTCAGATTCATGCACTGGCCGTGGAAGTCCAGCAACTGAAAGAAGATAAAGCAATCCTGGAAGCGAAGCTGAGAGAAGCGCTGGCTGCGCGACCTGCCGCCATTGACCCACGCGAATTAGCCAGGGCGGAGGAGCGGATCAAGCTGCTCGAAAAGGAGAAAGAATTGCTCAAGGTTTCGCTCGAACACGAGCAGTCCAAGCCTGGCAGACAAGTGGACGCAGCCCTCGTTGACGATCTGAAAAGGGCACTCGCTGATGCCAACAAGAAGCTCACTGAACAGTCCGATCAAGTCGTTCAGCTCATGCGCGAAAAAGAGATTCTGGAGACTCGTCTGAAGTCCGCGCAGAAGGAGGCCGAAGCAGCCCGGGCCATTCGAACTGAGCACGAGGAGTTGCGGAAACAGCTCGCAACCAGTGCGAAACCCACCGTGGACACCGAAGCCAAAGCCCACCCGCCACAGAAGGAGTCCGCAGTGCCTCCTGGCGCCGGACGCAACTATGAAGCGGAGATTCTCCGTCTCCAGTCGGACTTGAAAACCCTGCAATTGGAGAAGGCGATCCTCGAATCGGCAAGAAAAGAGTTGGAGACAAAACTTGCAAGTTTGACATCCACAAGTGCCAAACCAGTCTCGACTGAAAGCGATCGGCTTAGACAGGTCGAGAAGGAGCGAGACGATCTGCTTAAGAAGTTAAACGAAACGTCCCGGCAGCTTTACGACAACAAAGCTCGCACGGAATCTGTCCGAAAAGAACAGTTCGACAATGAACTGGCGATCTTGCGCGCACGGCTTGAGGTTTTCGAGGCGCGGGCAATCCCGTTTACGCCCGAGGAAAAGGCGCTTTTCGAGAAACCTCGATCCACCGTGGCCAGCCCGGATCCGAAGTCAGGCCGAAAGTCGCTGCGAGAATTACCCCGCGGCGCCGCCCCGCTCGTGGCGGAAGCCGAGCGGTTCTTTGCGGCCAGACGTTACGACGAGGCGGAAAAGAAATACAGCGAAGCGCTTCGCCTGGATGAGAAGAACGCACTGACTCTGGCAAATCTCGCGGCCTGCCAGTTGGAGCAGAACCGGCTCGACGAGGCGGAGGCGAATTTGAAACGCGCGCTGCAAAGCGAGCCGAACGATGCCCAATCGCTTTCGCTTCTGGGAATCTTGCGGTTCCGGCAGGAGAAATTCGATGAAGCGCTCGACTTGCTCAGCCGGTCCGCGCAACTGGATCCTCAGGACCCACAGACACAGAATTACCTGGGCATTACCCTCAGCCAGAACGGCCAGCGCATTCCGGCGGAGACCGCATTGCGAAAGGCGATTCAGATCGCCCCTGGCTACGGCGGAGCTCACCACAATCTGGCGGTCATCTACGCCACGCAGC
Proteins encoded:
- a CDS encoding tetratricopeptide repeat protein — encoded protein: MKRFLASITWFLLALSRVVQAEGPDAQYVKVYSLIAEADQAASSGQPDSARAKYLQAQEELKKLQGSSPTWNEKVVRFRLDYVGEKLKAFGPIRTATMPPAKPSAPAAQAVGEKDRQIHALAVEVQQLKEDKAILEAKLREALAARPAAIDPRELARAEERIKLLEKEKELLKVSLEHEQSKPGRQVDAALVDDLKRALADANKKLTEQSDQVVQLMREKEILETRLKSAQKEAEAARAIRTEHEELRKQLATSAKPTVDTEAKAHPPQKESAVPPGAGRNYEAEILRLQSDLKTLQLEKAILESARKELETKLASLTSTSAKPVSTESDRLRQVEKERDDLLKKLNETSRQLYDNKARTESVRKEQFDNELAILRARLEVFEARAIPFTPEEKALFEKPRSTVASPDPKSGRKSLRELPRGAAPLVAEAERFFAARRYDEAEKKYSEALRLDEKNALTLANLAACQLEQNRLDEAEANLKRALQSEPNDAQSLSLLGILRFRQEKFDEALDLLSRSAQLDPQDPQTQNYLGITLSQNGQRIPAETALRKAIQIAPGYGGAHHNLAVIYATQQPPFVELARWHYQKALASGHQPNAELERLIEGRGASETK